The Streptomyces sp. CC0208 genome window below encodes:
- a CDS encoding helix-turn-helix transcriptional regulator, which translates to MDEHSESVHEPAAGALDPRAELSEFLRTRRARLKPDDVGLRGFGRYRRVPGLRREELAQLAGVSVAYYTRLEQGNGRTVSTEVLDAIARALRLSDAEHAHLTHLAKPKRHKKKPAGRTQQVRGPLRTLLDTMDSVPAILVGRRSDILAWNRMAAAVFGDWAELPTREQNWARLVFLRPEYRDLFVDWELKAGDVVSQLRMDAGSHPGDPQLSALVGELSVKSEEFRRLWATHDVKEKCHGIQRLLHPLVGGLDLRLESFHLADDREQVLVTYHAEPNSPSAEALRLLASWGTDATRAGTGTSSARRP; encoded by the coding sequence ATGGACGAACACTCCGAATCGGTGCACGAGCCCGCAGCCGGCGCTCTGGACCCGCGTGCCGAGCTCAGCGAGTTCCTGCGCACCCGTCGGGCCCGGCTGAAGCCGGATGACGTGGGGCTGCGGGGCTTCGGACGGTACCGGCGGGTGCCGGGGCTGCGCCGCGAGGAGCTGGCACAGCTGGCCGGGGTGTCGGTGGCGTACTACACGCGGCTGGAACAGGGCAACGGGCGGACCGTGTCGACGGAGGTCCTCGACGCCATCGCCCGCGCGCTCAGACTGAGCGACGCCGAGCACGCCCACCTCACGCACCTGGCGAAGCCGAAGCGGCACAAGAAGAAGCCGGCCGGCCGCACCCAGCAGGTGCGGGGCCCCCTGCGGACGCTGCTGGACACCATGGACAGTGTCCCGGCGATCCTCGTGGGGCGGCGTTCGGACATCCTTGCCTGGAACCGGATGGCCGCGGCGGTCTTCGGCGACTGGGCCGAGCTGCCGACTCGGGAGCAGAACTGGGCGCGGCTGGTGTTTCTGCGGCCCGAGTACCGCGACCTGTTCGTGGACTGGGAGCTCAAAGCCGGCGACGTCGTCTCTCAGCTGCGCATGGACGCCGGCTCCCATCCAGGCGACCCGCAGCTGTCCGCGCTGGTGGGCGAACTCTCCGTGAAGAGCGAGGAGTTCAGGCGGCTGTGGGCCACCCACGACGTCAAGGAGAAGTGCCACGGCATCCAGCGCCTGCTCCACCCGCTGGTCGGCGGACTCGACCTCCGCCTCGAGTCGTTCCACCTGGCCGACGACCGCGAACAGGTGCTGGTGACCTACCACGCCGAGCCCAACTCCCCGTCGGCGGAGGCACTGCGACTGCTGGCCAGCTGGGGCACCGACGCGACCAGGGCGGGAACAGGCACGTCGTCGGCGCGCAGGCCTTGA
- a CDS encoding putative leader peptide, translated as MPHGGDPSARLAGATVFSRLSRRRHIDLKRSTSCLCQA; from the coding sequence ATGCCGCACGGTGGTGACCCGAGCGCCCGCCTCGCCGGCGCCACCGTGTTCTCCCGGCTCTCGCGTCGGCGCCACATCGACCTCAAGCGCTCGACCAGCTGTCTCTGTCAGGCCTGA
- a CDS encoding TauD/TfdA family dioxygenase: MPPSIRKLTGRIGAVVEGVDLTATPDLSTVTALRDALNTHKAIVFDHVDLDNAGQERVARWFGELTTAHPNVPATDGTTNVLAVDSETSKANEWHTDVTFVINPPQLTTLRSIVTTPYGGETLIANAAAAYRDLPAPLRALADTLRVVHTNQYDYARPASTTAQRQEYDRAFVSTPYEAEHPVVRVHPLTGERGLFIGGFAKRIVGLPSSDSADLLRILQSYVTRPENILSWTWSPNQLLIFDNRITQHYAVDNYDDHPRRLNRVTVAGEVPAGVDGRRSEQLVGDASHYSALAVAA, encoded by the coding sequence ATGCCTCCGTCCATCCGTAAGCTCACCGGCCGTATCGGCGCGGTCGTCGAGGGCGTCGACCTCACGGCGACCCCCGATCTCTCGACGGTCACGGCGCTCCGTGACGCCCTCAACACGCACAAGGCGATCGTCTTTGACCACGTCGACCTCGACAACGCCGGCCAGGAGCGCGTGGCCCGGTGGTTCGGGGAACTGACCACCGCCCACCCCAACGTGCCGGCCACCGACGGCACGACGAACGTGCTCGCCGTCGACAGCGAGACGTCCAAGGCCAACGAATGGCACACGGACGTCACCTTCGTGATCAATCCGCCGCAGCTCACCACGCTCCGGTCGATCGTGACCACGCCGTACGGCGGAGAGACGCTCATCGCCAACGCCGCCGCGGCGTACCGGGACCTGCCCGCACCGCTGCGCGCCCTCGCGGACACGCTGCGCGTCGTGCACACCAACCAGTACGACTACGCCCGTCCCGCGTCCACGACCGCACAGCGGCAGGAGTACGACCGAGCCTTCGTGTCGACGCCGTACGAGGCGGAGCACCCCGTCGTGCGGGTGCACCCCCTGACGGGCGAACGCGGCCTGTTCATCGGCGGGTTCGCCAAGCGCATCGTGGGTCTGCCGAGCAGCGACTCGGCGGATCTGCTGCGCATCCTCCAGTCCTACGTGACGCGTCCGGAGAACATCCTGAGCTGGACCTGGTCTCCGAACCAGCTGCTGATCTTCGACAACCGGATCACCCAGCACTACGCGGTGGACAACTACGACGACCACCCGCGCCGCCTCAACCGGGTGACGGTCGCGGGAGAGGTGCCGGCCGGCGTCGACGGACGCCGCAGCGAGCAACTCGTCGGTGACGCCTCGCACTACAGCGCGTTGGCGGTGGCGGCATGA
- a CDS encoding aliphatic sulfonate ABC transporter substrate-binding protein, giving the protein MRKRTSRLIGVVGSLALASTLVACGSSSSDTAAPLSNAADASDAKHTEWSKYTFTIGDNGGDGSQELAKVTGVFDNAPYKVKFARFTYGPPLVQAAASGDIDLGSVGDVPPITGAAKEYGFKVVAVNRSLTPDQAVENIVVPKGSKLRTAADLKGKKIAVPQGSSAHGLALNALKSVGLAPKDVKLAFLDPAAGATAFNTGKVDAWAIWNPQSAIAVKNGARILVKGLPPIDQTSSYYVASDASLKDKTRRAALTDVLKRLSREFAWAVKNPDKYAQALSKEQGIPLADAKASLAAYSNRVTPVEQSDIELEQKLADAFLEAGQITKKVDVKAITDNLLPAGYDSSQLQVTS; this is encoded by the coding sequence ATGCGTAAGAGAACCAGCAGACTCATCGGCGTCGTCGGCTCGCTCGCCCTCGCGAGCACCCTCGTCGCCTGCGGATCGTCGTCGTCGGACACCGCCGCGCCGCTGAGCAACGCCGCCGACGCGAGCGACGCCAAGCACACCGAGTGGAGCAAGTACACCTTCACCATCGGCGACAACGGCGGTGACGGCAGCCAGGAACTCGCCAAGGTCACCGGCGTGTTCGACAACGCCCCCTACAAGGTGAAGTTCGCCCGGTTCACCTACGGCCCCCCGCTCGTGCAGGCCGCGGCCTCCGGCGACATCGACCTCGGCAGCGTCGGCGACGTGCCGCCCATCACCGGTGCCGCGAAGGAGTACGGCTTCAAGGTCGTCGCCGTCAACCGCTCGCTCACGCCGGACCAGGCGGTGGAGAACATCGTCGTGCCGAAGGGCTCGAAGCTGAGGACGGCCGCCGACCTCAAGGGCAAGAAGATCGCCGTTCCGCAGGGCAGTTCGGCCCACGGCCTGGCCCTGAACGCGCTGAAGAGCGTCGGCCTCGCCCCCAAGGACGTGAAGCTGGCCTTCCTCGACCCGGCGGCCGGTGCGACGGCGTTCAACACGGGCAAGGTGGACGCCTGGGCGATCTGGAACCCGCAGTCCGCGATCGCGGTCAAGAACGGGGCGCGGATCCTGGTGAAGGGGCTCCCGCCCATCGACCAGACGAGCAGCTACTACGTCGCCAGTGACGCGTCGCTGAAGGACAAGACCAGGCGTGCTGCCCTCACGGACGTCCTGAAGAGGCTGTCGCGGGAGTTCGCCTGGGCCGTCAAGAACCCCGACAAGTACGCGCAGGCGCTGTCGAAGGAGCAGGGCATCCCCCTGGCCGATGCCAAGGCGTCCCTGGCCGCCTACTCGAACCGGGTGACCCCGGTGGAGCAGTCGGACATCGAGCTGGAGCAGAAGCTCGCCGACGCCTTCCTAGAGGCGGGTCAGATCACCAAGAAGGTCGACGTCAAGGCGATCACCGACAACCTTCTCCCGGCCGGTTACGACAGTTCCCAGCTGCAGGTGACCTCATGA
- a CDS encoding DUF1684 domain-containing protein — MTTEATASDLHAFTEHWLEWYHAQEARLAAPHGFLAITGLHWLDDRPQRFPDAPGEWRTGPDGVVVDLDDGEELVVDGTPVRGEHRFGVLPERGGVDAVWGDAVIEVAKRGGNDILRPRHPDAPLRTAFTGTPAYAPDPRWAVTGRYIPFDTPRPTTVGAAVEGLEHVYDAPGRIEFELDGRQLSLTAFPGPGAGRLMVLFTDETSGVTTYAANRTLALEPPAADGTVALDFNRAANLPCAYTDLATCPLPPAENRLPVAIEAGQKIPRERGGS, encoded by the coding sequence ATGACCACCGAAGCGACGGCATCGGACCTCCACGCCTTCACCGAGCACTGGCTGGAGTGGTACCACGCCCAGGAGGCCCGGCTCGCCGCCCCGCACGGATTCCTGGCGATCACCGGCCTGCACTGGCTCGACGACCGGCCGCAGCGCTTCCCGGACGCGCCCGGCGAGTGGCGCACCGGACCCGACGGAGTCGTCGTCGACCTCGACGACGGCGAGGAACTGGTCGTCGACGGAACGCCGGTGCGCGGTGAACACCGCTTCGGCGTGCTTCCCGAGCGTGGCGGCGTCGACGCCGTCTGGGGAGACGCGGTCATCGAGGTCGCCAAGCGCGGCGGCAACGACATCCTGCGCCCCCGGCACCCGGACGCACCGCTGCGCACGGCCTTCACCGGAACGCCCGCCTACGCCCCCGACCCGCGCTGGGCGGTGACGGGCCGTTACATCCCCTTCGACACGCCACGGCCGACCACCGTGGGCGCGGCCGTGGAAGGCCTTGAGCATGTGTACGACGCTCCCGGCAGGATCGAGTTCGAGCTGGACGGCCGTCAGCTGTCCCTGACCGCGTTCCCCGGCCCTGGTGCGGGCCGGCTGATGGTGCTGTTCACCGACGAGACCTCCGGGGTCACCACCTACGCCGCCAACCGGACCCTCGCCCTGGAGCCGCCCGCCGCCGACGGTACGGTCGCCCTGGACTTCAACCGCGCCGCGAACCTGCCGTGCGCCTACACGGACCTGGCCACCTGCCCGCTGCCCCCGGCCGAGAACCGGTTGCCGGTGGCGATCGAGGCCGGTCAGAAGATCCCCCGCGAGCGCGGCGGCTCCTGA
- a CDS encoding LLM class flavin-dependent oxidoreductase — MSAPRRLHLNAFLMEAGHHEAAWRLPHSNPRADFDLRHWIELAQLAESAKFDSLFLADGPALIGTGEFRPPGQLEPLTLLTALSQATSRIGLIATVSSTYNEPYNLARRLASVDHVSGGRAGWNIVTSAGADEAANFGLDNRPGHAERYARADEFLKVAKSLWDSWESEAVVADRTTGRYADPGRLHRLGHQGRYFKVAGPLNVERPPQGYPLLVQAGSSEDGKDFAARHAEAIFTAHTTYERAAAFYADIKARTRAAGRDPDGVIVLPGIVPYIGSTEEEARALARQFDELRVPEYGLRQLAAVFETEPSVFQLDQPLPDFILARPKLEGTQSRSDLIIDLAVREQLTVRQIISRLGGGRGHFEFVGTPEQVADTIIAWFEGGAADGFNIMAPALPSGLAAFVEHVLPILRGKGLFREEYEGTTLREHYGLPVPANQFHG; from the coding sequence ATGAGCGCGCCACGGCGGCTCCATCTCAACGCCTTCCTCATGGAAGCGGGCCACCACGAGGCGGCGTGGCGGCTCCCGCACAGCAATCCCCGGGCGGACTTCGACCTGCGGCACTGGATCGAGCTGGCGCAGCTCGCGGAGAGCGCGAAGTTCGACTCGCTGTTCCTCGCGGACGGCCCGGCCCTCATCGGCACCGGTGAGTTCCGGCCGCCGGGCCAGCTCGAACCACTGACCCTGCTGACCGCGCTGTCCCAGGCGACCAGCAGGATCGGCCTCATCGCGACCGTGTCGTCGACGTACAACGAGCCGTACAACCTCGCCCGTCGACTCGCGTCCGTGGACCACGTCAGCGGCGGCCGCGCCGGCTGGAACATCGTCACCTCGGCCGGGGCGGACGAAGCGGCCAACTTCGGCCTCGACAACCGCCCTGGGCACGCCGAACGCTACGCCAGGGCTGACGAGTTCCTGAAGGTCGCCAAGTCGCTGTGGGACAGCTGGGAGTCCGAGGCCGTCGTCGCGGACCGGACCACCGGACGCTACGCCGACCCCGGGCGGCTGCACCGGCTCGGCCACCAGGGCAGGTACTTCAAGGTGGCCGGCCCGCTCAACGTCGAGCGCCCGCCGCAGGGTTACCCGCTGCTCGTCCAGGCCGGTTCCTCGGAGGACGGCAAGGACTTCGCGGCCCGCCACGCTGAGGCCATCTTCACCGCGCACACCACGTACGAGCGCGCGGCCGCCTTTTACGCCGACATCAAGGCCCGGACCAGGGCCGCGGGCCGCGACCCGGACGGCGTGATCGTCCTGCCCGGCATCGTCCCGTACATCGGGTCGACCGAGGAGGAGGCCCGGGCGCTTGCGCGGCAGTTCGACGAGCTGCGCGTCCCGGAGTACGGGCTCCGCCAGCTGGCCGCCGTGTTCGAGACGGAGCCGTCGGTCTTCCAACTCGACCAGCCCCTGCCGGACTTCATTCTCGCCAGGCCCAAGCTGGAAGGAACGCAGAGCCGCTCCGACCTGATCATCGATCTCGCGGTGCGCGAGCAGCTGACGGTCCGGCAGATCATCTCGCGGCTCGGCGGCGGACGCGGTCACTTCGAGTTCGTCGGCACGCCCGAGCAGGTCGCGGACACGATCATCGCCTGGTTCGAGGGTGGTGCCGCGGACGGGTTCAACATCATGGCTCCGGCCCTGCCGTCGGGCCTCGCGGCCTTCGTCGAGCACGTGCTGCCGATCCTGCGCGGCAAGGGGCTGTTCCGCGAGGAGTACGAAGGCACGACACTGCGCGAGCACTACGGGCTCCCGGTCCCGGCGAACCAGTTCCACGGCTGA
- a CDS encoding ABC transporter ATP-binding protein, with protein MSSTIETELRRHTGVVVEQVVRRFGDRVVLDHLDLTIADEELVILLGPSGCGKSTLLRLLAGLDRPDGGRVEVPARRAIVFQADRLLPWQRVLRNVTLGLHGPDAEQRARDVLAEVGLAGREKAWPKELSGGEAQRVSLARALVSEPELVLLDEPFAALDAITRLRMHDLVRALRTKHHAAMLLVTHDVDEAIALADRIVVMSNGRIGTSHEVHLCAADREGSVAREKLRARLLADLGLADQH; from the coding sequence ATGAGCAGCACGATCGAGACGGAGCTCCGCCGGCACACCGGGGTTGTCGTCGAGCAGGTGGTCCGTCGGTTCGGTGACCGGGTGGTGCTCGACCACCTCGACCTCACCATCGCCGACGAGGAGTTGGTGATCCTGCTCGGTCCCTCGGGCTGCGGGAAGAGCACCCTCCTGCGTCTGCTCGCCGGACTCGACCGGCCCGACGGAGGGCGTGTGGAGGTCCCGGCCCGGCGTGCGATCGTCTTCCAGGCCGACCGGCTGCTTCCGTGGCAGCGGGTCCTGCGCAACGTCACGCTCGGTCTGCACGGGCCCGACGCGGAACAGCGAGCCCGGGACGTGCTCGCCGAGGTCGGACTCGCGGGCCGCGAGAAGGCATGGCCCAAGGAGCTCTCCGGCGGCGAGGCACAGCGGGTGTCGCTCGCGCGGGCCCTGGTCTCGGAGCCCGAACTCGTGCTGCTCGACGAGCCGTTCGCGGCCCTCGACGCCATCACACGGCTCCGCATGCACGACCTCGTACGGGCCCTGCGGACAAAGCATCACGCGGCCATGCTGCTCGTCACCCACGACGTCGACGAGGCGATCGCCCTGGCGGACCGCATCGTCGTCATGAGCAACGGCCGCATCGGCACCTCGCACGAGGTGCACCTCTGCGCCGCGGACCGCGAAGGAAGCGTCGCACGCGAGAAACTCCGCGCCCGGCTCCTGGCAGATCTCGGCCTCGCCGACCAGCACTGA
- a CDS encoding ABC transporter permease, which produces MSQSLVDDPAEAAPGLARPVRSGPGPEPGRRVDVRRPLRFVVRRPGLLLSVVVLVLVVLASFRPGLFTSQDPLKGVPSQNFRGPSGSHWFGTDELGRDVFSRVVHGAQLSLKATLIAVLVAFVVGGLLGVVAGFVGRWVDDVLMRFVDVLLSIPALFLSLALVTALGYGTVKVAVAVGIASVAAFARVARAEVLRVRQAVFVEASRASGARWYSVLGRHVLPNAAGPVIVLATLDFGSSILAVSALSFLGYGAPPPAPEWGTLISDGRNYLANAWWLTALPGLAIAATVLATNRIARALDGEWSRQR; this is translated from the coding sequence ATGAGCCAGAGCCTTGTCGACGACCCGGCCGAGGCGGCACCGGGACTGGCCCGCCCGGTCAGGTCGGGACCGGGGCCGGAACCGGGACGCCGCGTGGACGTACGGCGACCGCTGCGGTTCGTGGTGCGCCGCCCGGGTCTGCTGCTGTCGGTGGTCGTCCTCGTGCTGGTCGTGCTGGCCTCGTTCCGGCCCGGCCTGTTCACCTCGCAGGACCCGCTGAAGGGCGTCCCGTCGCAGAACTTCCGCGGCCCGAGCGGAAGTCACTGGTTCGGCACCGACGAGCTGGGCCGCGATGTGTTCTCGCGGGTCGTCCACGGCGCCCAGCTGTCCCTGAAGGCCACGCTGATCGCGGTGCTGGTGGCGTTCGTGGTCGGCGGTCTGCTCGGGGTGGTCGCCGGGTTCGTGGGCCGCTGGGTGGACGACGTCCTCATGCGCTTCGTCGACGTACTTCTGTCCATCCCCGCGCTGTTCCTGTCCCTGGCCCTGGTCACCGCGCTGGGCTACGGCACGGTGAAGGTGGCGGTCGCGGTCGGCATCGCCAGCGTCGCCGCGTTCGCCCGGGTGGCGCGCGCGGAGGTGCTGCGGGTGCGGCAGGCGGTGTTCGTGGAGGCGTCACGTGCGAGCGGGGCCCGCTGGTACTCGGTGCTTGGCCGGCACGTGCTGCCCAACGCGGCGGGCCCGGTGATCGTGCTGGCCACCCTCGACTTCGGCTCCTCCATCCTGGCCGTGTCGGCCCTGAGCTTCCTCGGTTACGGCGCTCCCCCGCCCGCCCCGGAGTGGGGCACGTTGATCTCCGACGGCCGCAACTACCTCGCCAACGCCTGGTGGCTGACCGCACTGCCCGGCCTGGCGATCGCCGCGACCGTGCTGGCCACCAACCGCATCGCCCGGGCGCTGGACGGCGAATGGTCCCGGCAGCGATGA
- a CDS encoding ABC transporter permease has translation MTELSLKAPAVTNGPDAETRSAPKREVFLPRDARRRTPLSTLRERLRWPLGVYTTPVVVLVAWEILARAGVVSKTYAPAPTSIVKSAADLWQQGVLGPDLAISLQRAGIGLAIGLTVGILTGVLGGLLRSGEYLFNGLVQVLNTIPLLAVLPLMIVWFGIDELTKVLLISFGAGVPMYLNLFAAIRGVDQRLIEMARTTGAGTWRLVTRVLVPGALPGFLVGLRFSLAYSVLGLVAAETVNADKGLGFLITQGQTYLQTNQVFVGLVIYSLLGLLADQFVRVLERVLLRWRPSYEAS, from the coding sequence ATGACCGAACTCAGCCTCAAAGCGCCTGCCGTCACCAATGGCCCGGACGCCGAGACGAGGAGCGCGCCCAAGCGTGAGGTGTTCCTGCCGCGCGATGCCCGCCGCAGGACGCCGCTCAGCACGCTCCGCGAGCGCCTGCGCTGGCCTCTCGGGGTCTATACGACTCCTGTCGTGGTTCTCGTCGCCTGGGAGATCCTCGCCCGGGCCGGAGTGGTGTCGAAGACCTACGCTCCGGCGCCCACGTCGATCGTGAAGTCCGCCGCCGACCTGTGGCAACAGGGCGTCCTCGGGCCGGACCTGGCCATCTCGCTGCAGCGGGCCGGCATCGGCCTCGCGATCGGTCTGACGGTGGGCATTCTCACCGGTGTGCTCGGCGGGCTGCTGCGCAGCGGTGAGTACCTGTTCAACGGCCTCGTGCAGGTGCTCAACACCATCCCGCTCCTCGCGGTGCTGCCGCTGATGATCGTGTGGTTCGGCATCGACGAGCTCACCAAGGTGCTGCTGATCTCCTTCGGTGCCGGTGTCCCGATGTATCTCAACCTGTTCGCCGCGATCCGGGGCGTCGACCAGCGGCTGATCGAGATGGCGCGCACCACGGGCGCGGGCACCTGGCGCCTGGTGACGCGCGTGCTGGTGCCCGGAGCTCTGCCGGGGTTCCTGGTCGGCCTGCGCTTCTCTCTCGCGTACAGCGTGTTGGGCCTGGTCGCCGCCGAAACAGTCAACGCCGACAAGGGACTTGGCTTCCTCATCACGCAGGGGCAGACCTACCTCCAGACCAACCAGGTCTTCGTGGGGCTGGTGATCTACTCGCTCCTCGGTCTGCTCGCCGACCAGTTCGTCCGGGTTCTCGAGCGGGTGCTGCTGCGGTGGCGTCCCAGTTATGAGGCGTCATGA
- a CDS encoding ABC transporter permease, with the protein MRRYVIKRLGQAVGVLWAAYTVSFLVLNWLPGDPVTAMASAGMDSGDVDPTRLAALRHEYGFDKPVLVQYAEYLGRAVRGDFGDSVATGRPVTSTLADALPQTLQLTGAALLLAVLLGGGLAVVATYTSQRWVRQLLLSLPPLGVSVPTFWVGLLLVETFSFRLRWFPAFGNDGLKGLVLPALTLAIPTGAQVAQVLAKSLLTALDQAYVETARAKGAGRWRVHLRHALRNASLPALTVVGLLVGQLIAGSVVVETVFSRDGLGRVTAAAVTAQDIPLVQGVVVFGALIFVTTNLVVDLVYPLLDPRIVVASGRRAALA; encoded by the coding sequence ATGCGCCGCTATGTGATCAAGCGACTGGGGCAGGCGGTCGGGGTGCTGTGGGCGGCGTACACGGTGTCGTTCCTGGTACTGAACTGGCTGCCCGGGGACCCGGTCACCGCGATGGCCAGTGCCGGGATGGACTCGGGGGACGTCGATCCGACCCGGCTGGCCGCCCTGCGGCACGAGTACGGCTTCGACAAGCCGGTGCTGGTGCAGTACGCCGAGTACCTCGGCAGGGCGGTGCGCGGGGACTTCGGCGACTCGGTCGCCACCGGCCGGCCGGTCACCTCGACTTTGGCCGACGCGCTGCCGCAGACCCTCCAGCTGACCGGCGCGGCACTGCTGCTCGCGGTGCTCCTCGGCGGCGGACTGGCAGTGGTGGCGACGTACACCTCCCAGCGATGGGTGCGGCAGCTCCTGCTGTCGCTGCCGCCGCTGGGGGTGTCGGTCCCGACGTTCTGGGTGGGGCTGCTGCTCGTCGAGACGTTCTCCTTCCGGCTGCGCTGGTTCCCGGCCTTCGGCAACGACGGCCTGAAGGGGCTGGTGCTGCCGGCCCTCACGCTGGCGATCCCGACCGGCGCGCAGGTCGCTCAGGTGCTCGCCAAGAGCCTGCTCACCGCACTGGACCAGGCGTATGTGGAGACCGCCCGGGCCAAGGGCGCCGGCAGATGGCGGGTCCATCTGCGGCACGCTCTGCGCAACGCGTCCCTGCCGGCGCTGACGGTCGTCGGCCTGCTGGTGGGGCAACTGATCGCCGGTTCGGTGGTCGTCGAGACGGTGTTCTCCCGCGACGGCCTCGGCCGCGTCACCGCGGCGGCGGTCACGGCCCAGGACATCCCGCTGGTCCAGGGGGTGGTGGTGTTCGGGGCGCTGATCTTCGTCACCACCAACCTCGTCGTCGACCTGGTCTATCCACTCCTGGACCCGCGGATCGTGGTGGCCTCGGGCAGAAGGGCGGCACTCGCATGA
- a CDS encoding ABC transporter substrate-binding protein: MNALPALRAPRWAPLAALLTTSVLLTACGSGNDSSSGSNRPKSGGTLTFAVGSDAGCVDPQQVGSNESIYSVRQTVDSLTDQDPRTGKIVPWLAKSWDINADATEFTFHLRSGVTFSDGSQLTAQVVKDNFDAVPKLGALGVLAQGYLSGVKGTTVVDPLTVKVTFGRPNAQFLQATSTHSLGIESSASVKKTPQQKCSDGVIGSGPFVLKQYVQNQSITLAKRTGYDWGSSLWSKKGEAYLDKLVFKVVPEAGVRAGSLQSGQVDAISSVGRANEVALGGGQVTLLSRANPGVVFGLGVNNARPLLKDVKVRQAILAAIDRKQIADTVFPTGTQPATSVLAHTTPDYTDLSSDLALDAAKAKSLLEAAGWKAGSDGIRAKGGKKLRLTISWFPNAATNQPALELVQQQLKAVGIDVVLKQGQVSQFATTLQGGDFDLVWSNVTRSDPDILRTSFSTQLANFYRLPATSLDTELSGQAATTDTAKREQLVEKAQRLIVRNAYNVPVVELQTQLAVAKKVHNLDFDSGSRIQLHDTWIG, from the coding sequence GTGAACGCACTTCCGGCTCTCAGAGCCCCCCGCTGGGCGCCCCTCGCCGCCCTGCTGACCACCAGTGTTCTGCTGACCGCCTGCGGTTCGGGCAACGACTCCAGCAGCGGAAGCAACCGGCCCAAGTCCGGTGGCACCCTGACCTTCGCGGTGGGTTCCGACGCCGGCTGTGTGGATCCACAGCAGGTCGGCAGCAACGAGAGCATCTACTCGGTGCGCCAGACCGTGGACTCCCTGACCGACCAGGACCCCAGGACCGGCAAGATCGTGCCGTGGCTCGCCAAGAGCTGGGACATCAACGCCGACGCCACGGAGTTCACCTTCCATCTACGCTCGGGCGTCACCTTCAGCGACGGCTCCCAGCTGACCGCGCAGGTGGTCAAGGACAACTTCGACGCGGTGCCGAAGCTCGGCGCCCTCGGGGTCCTCGCCCAGGGCTATCTCAGCGGCGTCAAGGGCACCACCGTGGTGGACCCGCTCACCGTCAAGGTGACCTTCGGAAGGCCCAACGCGCAGTTCCTCCAGGCGACTTCGACCCACTCGCTGGGCATCGAGTCGTCCGCGAGCGTGAAGAAGACCCCGCAGCAGAAGTGCAGTGACGGTGTGATCGGGTCGGGGCCGTTCGTGCTCAAGCAGTACGTCCAGAACCAGTCGATCACACTGGCCAAGCGCACCGGCTACGACTGGGGCTCCTCGCTGTGGTCCAAGAAGGGAGAGGCCTACCTGGACAAGCTGGTCTTCAAAGTCGTTCCCGAGGCAGGGGTGCGGGCCGGCAGCCTCCAGTCCGGGCAGGTGGACGCGATCAGCAGCGTCGGCAGGGCCAACGAGGTGGCGCTCGGGGGCGGTCAGGTCACCCTGTTGAGCCGGGCCAACCCCGGTGTGGTCTTCGGACTCGGCGTCAACAACGCGCGGCCGTTGCTGAAGGACGTGAAGGTGCGTCAAGCGATCCTGGCGGCCATCGACCGCAAGCAGATCGCCGACACCGTGTTCCCGACCGGCACCCAGCCGGCGACCAGCGTCCTGGCGCACACCACGCCCGACTACACCGACCTCTCCTCGGACCTCGCCCTCGACGCGGCCAAGGCGAAGTCCCTGCTGGAAGCGGCCGGTTGGAAAGCCGGCAGTGACGGCATACGCGCCAAGGGCGGCAAGAAGCTGCGCCTGACCATCAGCTGGTTCCCCAACGCCGCCACCAACCAGCCTGCCTTGGAGCTGGTCCAGCAGCAGCTGAAGGCCGTCGGGATCGACGTGGTGCTCAAGCAGGGTCAGGTCAGCCAGTTCGCCACCACGCTCCAGGGCGGTGACTTCGACCTGGTGTGGAGCAACGTGACCCGCTCCGACCCGGACATCCTGCGTACGTCCTTCTCGACCCAGCTGGCCAACTTCTACCGCCTGCCCGCCACTTCCCTGGACACGGAGCTGTCCGGCCAGGCCGCGACCACGGACACCGCCAAGCGCGAGCAGCTGGTGGAGAAGGCGCAGAGGCTGATCGTGCGGAACGCCTACAACGTGCCGGTGGTGGAACTCCAGACCCAGCTGGCCGTGGCGAAGAAGGTGCACAACCTCGACTTCGACTCGGGCAGCCGCATCCAGTTGCACGACACCTGGATCGGCTAG